Proteins from one Desulfonema limicola genomic window:
- a CDS encoding esterase family protein has product MNIEYHKWKSPALNQDMELKVYGHSGKAMIVFPSSSGRFFDYENNGMVNACSQFIKQGRLKLFTVDSADSQSWFNHSISPRQRADRHDEYEHYILKEVAPFIHDHCADSGKIMATGCSMGAFHAANFFFRYPETFDTVIALSGLYGSRYVLGDYMDDHLYFYFPLIYLPGNNEPLYINHYRKGKIILCVGQGDWERCGTYDCIGETQALKDILESKNIPCQAEFWGHDAAHDWLWWRKQINYFLEKL; this is encoded by the coding sequence ATGAATATAGAATATCACAAATGGAAAAGTCCTGCATTAAATCAGGATATGGAATTAAAGGTTTACGGACACTCAGGAAAAGCAATGATAGTTTTTCCTTCTTCATCAGGCCGTTTTTTTGATTATGAAAACAATGGAATGGTTAATGCGTGCAGCCAGTTTATTAAACAAGGAAGATTAAAACTTTTTACAGTTGACAGCGCAGACAGCCAGTCCTGGTTTAACCACAGCATATCACCCAGGCAGAGAGCGGACAGACATGATGAATATGAGCATTATATTTTAAAAGAGGTTGCTCCTTTTATTCATGATCATTGTGCAGATAGTGGAAAAATCATGGCAACAGGCTGCAGTATGGGTGCCTTTCATGCTGCAAATTTCTTTTTCCGCTATCCTGAAACCTTTGACACGGTTATAGCACTGAGCGGTTTATATGGTTCCAGGTATGTTCTTGGAGATTACATGGATGACCATCTTTATTTTTATTTTCCCCTTATATATCTTCCAGGCAACAATGAACCTTTGTATATAAACCATTACAGGAAGGGTAAAATAATATTGTGTGTGGGACAAGGTGACTGGGAACGCTGCGGCACCTATGATTGCATAGGAGAAACACAGGCATTAAAAGATATTTTAGAATCAAAAAATATCCCTTGCCAGGCTGAATTCTGGGGTCATGATGCTGCCCATGACTGGTTATGGTGGAGAAAGCAGATAAACTATTTTTTAGAGAAACTGTAA
- a CDS encoding phytoene desaturase family protein has product MKDNVLIIGSGIGGLSLSIILAKSGFNVTVVEKNPLPGGMMRTYFRKGLECHVGIHYLGALAQGQALRRFFEFMGIFSKIQVQRMGQNGIIDRYVFDDFTFDLPEGIEAYEQNLRDTFPSEQEQISGIMKYLKPVAQKMNSLDFLFGDQAGLTDTDLFMPVEEMMNKLKCSPELKGVFSVPSGWIGVPPAQCPVIYHNMALASYLLSSWRLKENAQIADVFVNRLKELGGQVITGDKVKNILVESKTAKGISLDSGRELFAPVVVGAVHPMAVINMMPEKAVRPLYLSRISGLKNTLGIFCLHAELDASAHPEIPFNIFKIKSGKNGEIPDVKYYQIRQGRKKDKSVLSILTSGRPEKWEKWKNTHTGKRGENYVQAKEEFAQELISESEQILGSFQGCSLLDTYTPLSIRDWVNSPEGSAYGVLRSRDQLLSAAMLNRTSVKGLFLAGQSVMAPGILGTIMGSFHTARFIMGHEQFTKKIAMQI; this is encoded by the coding sequence ATGAAAGATAATGTTTTGATAATAGGCTCAGGAATCGGGGGACTTTCCCTGTCCATTATTCTTGCAAAATCAGGCTTTAATGTTACGGTCGTGGAAAAAAATCCTCTTCCTGGAGGCATGATGCGCACCTATTTCCGCAAAGGTCTTGAGTGCCATGTGGGAATACATTACCTGGGAGCGCTTGCACAAGGCCAGGCATTAAGGCGTTTTTTTGAATTTATGGGGATATTTTCAAAAATCCAGGTTCAAAGAATGGGGCAAAACGGGATTATTGACAGATATGTGTTTGATGATTTTACATTTGATCTTCCTGAAGGTATTGAAGCTTACGAGCAAAACCTGAGAGATACCTTTCCCAGTGAGCAGGAGCAGATAAGCGGCATAATGAAATATTTAAAACCTGTTGCCCAAAAAATGAATTCCCTTGATTTTTTATTTGGGGATCAGGCTGGTTTAACAGATACTGATTTATTTATGCCTGTTGAAGAGATGATGAATAAACTTAAATGCTCACCTGAACTTAAAGGGGTTTTCTCTGTTCCCTCGGGATGGATCGGTGTTCCTCCTGCACAATGCCCTGTTATTTATCATAACATGGCCCTTGCAAGTTATCTGCTGTCTTCATGGAGATTAAAGGAAAATGCACAAATTGCAGATGTGTTTGTAAACCGTTTAAAAGAGCTTGGGGGACAGGTAATCACAGGAGACAAAGTTAAAAATATTCTGGTAGAATCCAAAACAGCAAAAGGCATAAGTCTGGATTCAGGCAGGGAGCTTTTTGCTCCTGTTGTTGTTGGTGCTGTTCATCCCATGGCTGTTATTAATATGATGCCTGAGAAGGCTGTGCGGCCTTTATACCTAAGCAGGATATCCGGCCTGAAAAACACCCTCGGCATTTTCTGCCTTCATGCAGAACTTGATGCCTCAGCTCACCCTGAAATTCCTTTTAATATTTTTAAAATTAAATCTGGTAAAAACGGGGAGATACCTGATGTAAAATATTATCAAATAAGACAGGGCAGAAAAAAAGACAAATCTGTTCTGTCAATACTGACTTCAGGCAGGCCTGAAAAATGGGAAAAATGGAAAAACACCCATACAGGCAAAAGAGGTGAAAATTATGTACAGGCAAAAGAAGAATTTGCACAGGAATTGATTTCTGAATCCGAACAAATACTTGGCTCCTTTCAGGGCTGCAGCCTGCTGGACACATACACACCTCTTTCCATAAGAGACTGGGTCAACAGCCCTGAAGGTTCGGCCTATGGAGTTCTCCGCTCCAGAGATCAGCTTCTTTCAGCAGCAATGCTTAACAGGACATCGGTAAAAGGTCTGTTCCTTGCAGGCCAGAGTGTAATGGCTCCTGGTATTCTTGGAACTATTATGGGATCGTTTCATACAGCAAGATTTATAATGGGGCATGAGCAGTTTACAAAAAAAATTGCAATGCAGATTTAA
- a CDS encoding lysophospholipid acyltransferase family protein yields the protein MTLKHIADIIVTLAVWTYYIAGFLIFFSPLYFISYIFSKNLEKSWQKLNHLFLKSFFGLVKFITPGLSYKIENKVLALRSSIIVSNHISYLDPIFLVSLYEKQKTVVKSVFFKVPVFGWILKTSGYIPSTTGGDFDLLMIRHFEAMESYLESGGNLFIFPEGTRSRSGNIGQFSKGAFKIARKCKAPIQVLFIKNTDRLYRPDKFWFNTCVPNTISVELIASIEPDYDSKDFSISNLMEHVRSLMQQRYENER from the coding sequence ATGACACTTAAACATATTGCAGATATTATTGTTACCCTTGCTGTCTGGACTTATTATATTGCAGGTTTTTTAATATTTTTTTCGCCTTTGTATTTTATCTCATATATATTTTCCAAAAACCTTGAAAAATCATGGCAAAAACTTAATCATTTGTTTTTAAAATCTTTTTTTGGGCTTGTCAAATTCATAACCCCAGGGCTTTCTTATAAAATTGAAAATAAGGTTTTGGCCCTGCGATCTTCAATCATTGTCAGTAACCATATATCCTACCTTGACCCTATTTTTCTTGTTTCCCTTTATGAAAAGCAGAAAACTGTTGTTAAAAGTGTTTTTTTTAAAGTGCCTGTTTTTGGATGGATATTAAAAACATCAGGATATATTCCTTCCACCACCGGGGGAGATTTTGATCTTCTCATGATACGTCATTTTGAGGCAATGGAATCATATCTTGAATCAGGGGGAAACCTGTTTATTTTCCCTGAAGGAACAAGAAGCCGCAGCGGAAACATTGGGCAGTTCAGCAAAGGTGCATTTAAAATTGCCAGAAAATGCAAGGCCCCGATCCAGGTTTTGTTTATAAAAAATACTGACAGACTTTACAGACCTGATAAATTCTGGTTCAATACCTGTGTTCCAAACACAATTTCTGTTGAATTAATTGCCAGCATTGAACCTGATTATGACAGCAAAGACTTTTCCATTTCAAATCTTATGGAACATGTGCGCTCACTTATGCAGCAAAGGTACGAAAATGAAAGATAA